In the genome of Dasypus novemcinctus isolate mDasNov1 chromosome 30, mDasNov1.1.hap2, whole genome shotgun sequence, one region contains:
- the LOC101446343 gene encoding olfactory receptor 7A10-like produces the protein MGTENQTRVSEFILLGLSEDAEMQPFLFGLFLSMYMVTVFANLLIIMAIISESHLHTPMYFFLSNLSFTDICFTTTTVPKMLLNIQKESKTITYENCLTQMYFFMLFSGLDISLLTVMAYDRFVAICHPLQYMVIMNAQVCGLLLLASWLVSVLVSLLYDLMVLRLSFCTELEIPHFFCELNQVVQLACSDTFLNDLVMYFAIGFLGFVPLTGSLYTYSKIISSILRISTAEGKYKAFSTCGSHLAVVTLFYGTIFGVYLSSAATQNSRANAVASVMYTVVTPMLNPFIYSLRNKDIKQAFKKLIGRIFCFN, from the exons ATGggaacagaaaaccaaacacgtGTTTCAGAATTCATCCTCTTGGGCCTGTCTGAAGATGCAGAAATGCAGCCCTTCCTCTTTgggctgttcctgtccatgtacatGGTCACTGTCTTTGCAAACCTGCTCATCATCATGGCAATCATCTCAGAATCCCACCTCCAtacacccatgtatttcttcctctccaacttgtcttttacagatatctgtttcaccaCCACCACTGtgccaaagatgctgctgaataTCCAGAAAGAAAGCAAAACCATAACGTATGAAAACTGTCTCACccaaatgtattttttcatgctattTTCAGGATTAGACATCTCCCTCTTgactgtgatggcctatgaccgcttcgtggccatctgtcaccccctgcaatACATGGTCATCATGAACGCCCAGGTCTGTGGCCTCCTGCTACTGGCATCCTGGTTAGTGAGTGTTTTGGTCTCCCTTTTATATGACTTAATGGTTTTGCGACTATCTTTTTGTACAGAGTTGGAAATCCCCCATTTTTtttgtgaacttaatcaggtggtccaacttgcttgttctgacaccttcctcaatgacctagTGATGTATTTTGCAATTGGGTTTCTGGGTTTTGTTCCACTCACTGGGAGCCTTTACACTTACTCTAAGATTATATcttccattttgagaatttcaacagctgaaggtaaatataaagcattttctacttgtgggtctcacctcgcagtagtgaccttgttttatggtacaatttttggagtgtatcttagctctgctgctacccaaAACTCCAGGGCAAATGCagtagcctcagtgatgtacacggtGGTCActcccatgctgaacccctttatctatagtcttagaaacaaggacataaagcaggcctttaaaaagct aattggaaggatattctgtTTTAATTGA